The Rickettsia helvetica genome has a segment encoding these proteins:
- a CDS encoding superoxide dismutase, whose translation MTYCDKSNQTSHPFILSDLPYEKESFKPHFTPETFDYHHGKHHNAYVQNLNNLLKDKEELQKKDLEEIIEWSSQNSNAAIFNNAAQIWNHTFFWHSIKPQGGGKPSGKILEQINKDFSSFEGFCEQFKQEAVGQFGSGWVWLVYHDNRLQIIKTANAGTPIANGMKPLLACDVWEHAYYIDYRNKRPDYVDIFIKHMINWKFVEDNLIK comes from the coding sequence ATGACCTATTGCGACAAATCTAATCAAACCTCACATCCTTTTATCTTATCTGATTTACCTTATGAGAAAGAGAGTTTTAAACCACATTTTACTCCCGAGACTTTTGATTATCATCATGGTAAACATCATAATGCTTATGTACAAAATCTAAATAATTTACTCAAAGATAAAGAAGAATTACAAAAAAAAGATTTAGAAGAAATAATAGAATGGTCATCTCAAAACTCAAATGCAGCTATTTTTAATAACGCAGCCCAAATATGGAATCATACCTTTTTTTGGCATTCAATAAAGCCGCAGGGCGGAGGTAAGCCAAGCGGTAAAATATTAGAACAAATTAATAAAGATTTCAGTAGTTTTGAAGGATTTTGTGAGCAGTTTAAGCAAGAGGCAGTAGGGCAGTTCGGTAGCGGCTGGGTGTGGCTTGTATATCACGATAATAGGTTACAAATTATAAAAACCGCTAATGCCGGCACACCTATAGCAAACGGTATGAAGCCGCTTCTCGCATGTGATGTTTGGGAACATGCTTATTATATTGATTATCGTAACAAACGACCTGATTATGTTGACATATTTATTAAGCATATGATTAACTGGAAGTTTGTAGAAGATAACTTAATTAAGTAA
- a CDS encoding patatin-like phospholipase family protein → MNLEDIKKAQETPIEYIAFSGGGAKGAMYSGAYEAAKKAGILDNVKAVAGSSAGAIIAAVVALGTPPERFEEISKNTNLQTLLGKKGFSAGIVQLNKDGKPLYDLLELVIKENIGNFLQRSDIVNIKGDKALDELRERYNQKDGKIYFKDIALLQKYDPVQYKDLVITATQQETSKLTIFNSFDTPNVEIALACRASASIPLVFEPVEIDGKKYVDGGYRDNIPTKYFKGNEPEFDIKEVTNNMEEITLAKKQGRTLAMAFGTGMEADANIAIYSAKKFESPSDIVKFLADVLFKTLAKVGGKFKYTETLRETNEQLRENALNTVVLDTAGIDTLDFKDAQKYSDYLHIKGYCQTREHLNNHDLSKEADKTFDHQKFLLNVYEVYDNKNLHKTFGTKLLEMFIPSKENNTSKWQEGVIENHDDKTKMLLSFCKTGALNEKELNEKLKEYVIIAATSRNNTLKADTNSLKALLHTLNDPAASNKVKDSFIEVLGIDKNKDVRFDKTKTFDENIAKFKFTKQDLESFITKSKSETPKIQSKHNVAANHVSRG, encoded by the coding sequence ATGAATTTAGAGGATATTAAAAAGGCTCAAGAAACTCCTATTGAATATATAGCTTTTAGTGGAGGGGGAGCTAAGGGAGCAATGTATTCCGGGGCTTATGAGGCAGCTAAAAAAGCCGGTATTTTGGATAATGTCAAGGCGGTAGCCGGTTCTTCCGCCGGTGCTATAATTGCAGCAGTGGTAGCTCTTGGGACACCGCCTGAGCGATTTGAAGAAATTTCTAAAAATACAAATTTACAAACATTGCTTGGAAAAAAAGGATTTTCTGCGGGTATAGTACAGTTAAATAAAGACGGTAAACCTTTATATGATCTATTAGAACTTGTTATTAAAGAAAATATAGGGAATTTTTTACAGAGATCAGATATAGTAAATATTAAAGGTGATAAAGCTCTTGATGAATTAAGAGAAAGATACAATCAAAAAGACGGTAAAATATATTTTAAAGATATAGCGTTACTGCAAAAATACGATCCCGTGCAATATAAGGATTTAGTAATTACGGCAACTCAGCAAGAGACAAGCAAACTAACTATTTTCAATAGCTTTGATACGCCAAATGTTGAAATTGCTTTAGCTTGCCGTGCTTCTGCTTCTATACCGCTTGTTTTTGAGCCGGTAGAAATCGACGGTAAAAAATATGTCGACGGCGGATATAGAGATAATATACCGACAAAATATTTTAAAGGCAATGAACCGGAATTTGATATAAAAGAAGTAACTAATAATATGGAGGAGATTACCTTAGCTAAAAAGCAAGGTAGAACTCTAGCTATGGCTTTTGGTACGGGTATGGAAGCTGATGCAAATATTGCTATATATAGTGCAAAAAAATTTGAAAGCCCAAGTGATATCGTAAAGTTTTTAGCTGATGTACTATTTAAGACACTTGCAAAAGTAGGAGGAAAATTTAAATATACTGAAACTCTAAGAGAAACTAATGAGCAGTTACGTGAAAATGCTTTAAACACTGTGGTTTTAGATACTGCCGGAATAGATACTTTAGATTTCAAAGATGCACAAAAATATTCTGATTATTTGCATATTAAAGGATATTGTCAAACTAGAGAACATTTGAATAATCATGACCTTAGCAAAGAAGCAGATAAAACATTTGACCATCAAAAATTTCTACTAAATGTTTATGAAGTTTATGATAATAAAAATCTACATAAAACATTTGGAACTAAATTATTAGAAATGTTTATTCCATCAAAAGAAAATAATACTTCTAAATGGCAAGAAGGAGTTATTGAAAATCATGATGATAAAACAAAAATGTTATTATCATTTTGTAAAACCGGAGCATTAAACGAAAAAGAATTAAATGAAAAGCTTAAAGAATATGTAATTATTGCTGCAACTAGTCGTAATAATACACTAAAAGCCGATACAAACTCATTGAAAGCTTTGCTGCATACCTTAAACGATCCTGCTGCTTCAAATAAAGTAAAAGATAGTTTCATTGAGGTACTTGGAATAGACAAAAATAAAGATGTAAGATTTGATAAAACTAAAACCTTTGATGAAAATATTGCTAAGTTTAAATTTACTAAACAAGATTTAGAAAGCTTTATAACTAAAAGTAAAAGCGAAACACCAAAAATTCAAAGCAAACATAACGTAGCTGCAAATCATGTAAGTAGGGGGTGA
- a CDS encoding biotin--[acetyl-CoA-carboxylase] ligase, with translation MNIGKFKLIVFDKIDSTSSEAMRIAKSNKIDSNYAVLAKSQTKGRGRSSKNWQSRSGNLHVSLVVKPDKELELLPQLSFVAALAVYESIELLTMSSRGLTMGSSKSTTNDAVSCFLDPVVKPRDDSVKLKWPNDVLVNGRKIAGILLESVKVENNYYLILGIGINITYHPDNIDQPTTSLISENLPTIEPQALLKILIENFEKYYQIWHAQGFSFIRKKWLAHAYKLHENISVKHQNELITGFFKKIDNTGRIILQLPSKKIISFSTVELFF, from the coding sequence ATGAACATCGGTAAATTTAAACTAATTGTTTTTGATAAAATAGATAGTACAAGCTCTGAGGCTATGAGAATTGCTAAGAGTAATAAAATTGATTCAAATTATGCAGTACTTGCTAAATCTCAAACCAAGGGACGAGGAAGAAGCAGTAAAAACTGGCAATCTAGATCAGGTAACTTACATGTAAGTTTAGTAGTAAAGCCTGATAAAGAGCTAGAATTATTACCGCAATTATCTTTTGTTGCAGCACTTGCCGTTTATGAGAGTATAGAATTGTTGACTATGTCATCCCGTGGCTTGACTATGGGATCTAGTAAATCAACAACTAATGATGCTGTAAGTTGTTTTCTGGATCCTGTGGTCAAGCCACGGGATGACAGTGTGAAACTCAAATGGCCCAATGATGTTTTGGTGAACGGTCGAAAAATTGCCGGTATACTGCTTGAATCCGTTAAAGTAGAAAATAATTATTACCTTATTCTCGGTATAGGGATTAATATTACCTATCACCCTGATAATATAGATCAGCCTACTACTAGCTTAATAAGCGAAAATCTACCGACTATAGAACCGCAAGCTTTACTTAAGATATTAATAGAAAATTTTGAAAAATATTATCAAATTTGGCATGCTCAAGGTTTTTCTTTTATTAGAAAAAAATGGTTAGCACATGCTTATAAGTTACATGAGAATATTAGCGTTAAACATCAAAATGAACTCATAACCGGTTTTTTTAAAAAAATCGATAATACTGGAAGAATAATATTGCAACTACCTTCCAAAAAAATAATCTCTTTTTCCACTGTCGAACTTTTCTTTTAG
- a CDS encoding head-tail connector protein, which translates to MFKKNNFQIIKIFPQEVRSLEQIKNYMRVEAIYDDDLIVGLIDAAITVAENFTKLNFISKQIKFICNISGKGKFSLKYNPLLKIKKKFKDQENDLAADDYVIEQNILTLHKALSNEELTVKYISGYDKNNIPHAIKHGIMLHIAEMYDRQAMNCIGLSKEVKNLYLPYRNIQI; encoded by the coding sequence ATGTTCAAAAAAAACAATTTTCAAATCATAAAAATATTTCCACAAGAAGTGCGGAGTTTAGAGCAGATAAAAAATTATATGCGGGTGGAGGCAATTTATGATGATGATTTAATAGTCGGATTAATTGATGCTGCAATCACAGTAGCAGAGAATTTTACTAAGCTAAATTTTATATCAAAACAAATTAAATTTATTTGTAATATCTCAGGAAAAGGGAAGTTTTCATTAAAATATAACCCATTACTAAAAATAAAGAAAAAATTTAAAGACCAAGAAAATGATTTAGCGGCAGATGATTATGTGATTGAGCAGAATATTTTAACTCTACATAAAGCATTAAGTAATGAAGAGCTGACGGTAAAATATATAAGCGGTTATGATAAAAACAATATTCCGCATGCTATAAAACACGGAATAATGCTACATATAGCCGAGATGTATGATCGTCAAGCTATGAATTGTATCGGTCTTTCAAAAGAGGTAAAAAATTTATACCTACCTTATAGAAATATACAAATTTAG
- a CDS encoding phage head closure protein yields the protein MTKIIVKNFQHQIKFLENIAGEGMEEDRWVEKLTSYAEIKPLCDSKFLALENISFGHIITEGYFLFRIRFIKNITTKMRILFKEREFEIKRIINVEEKSKFLNIIALEIYVS from the coding sequence ATGACAAAAATAATCGTGAAAAATTTTCAGCATCAAATTAAATTTTTAGAAAATATAGCAGGGGAGGGAATGGAGGAGGATAGATGGGTAGAGAAATTGACGAGCTATGCCGAAATCAAACCATTATGTGATAGTAAATTTCTTGCTTTAGAAAATATAAGTTTCGGACATATAATAACGGAAGGATATTTTTTATTTAGAATAAGATTTATTAAAAATATCACTACTAAAATGCGTATTTTATTTAAAGAGCGAGAATTTGAAATTAAACGAATTATTAATGTCGAAGAAAAAAGCAAATTTTTAAATATAATAGCGTTGGAAATATATGTATCATGA
- a CDS encoding DUF2163 domain-containing protein yields MHLKPETVKYNQTVINRYSKTCRAVFGDSKCKIDKAFLYSGIYKVKEMLKESLKILDLDKENSYYNGGQIIFGESHFNSKVLSNFMI; encoded by the coding sequence ATGCATTTAAAACCCGAAACGGTAAAATATAATCAGACTGTAATTAATCGATATAGCAAAACATGTAGAGCAGTTTTCGGAGATAGTAAATGTAAAATAGATAAAGCTTTTTTATATAGCGGCATATATAAGGTTAAAGAAATGCTCAAGGAAAGTTTAAAAATACTAGATTTAGATAAAGAAAACAGCTATTATAACGGCGGTCAAATTATATTCGGCGAAAGTCATTTTAACAGTAAAGTTCTAAGCAATTTCATGATTTGA
- a CDS encoding phage BR0599 family protein has product MIILEDIIPDYAKDAEEVKITARCDKNFITCCNKFNNAINFRGEPLIPKKDFINLV; this is encoded by the coding sequence TTGATTATATTAGAGGATATTATACCAGATTATGCTAAAGATGCCGAGGAAGTAAAAATTACTGCCAGATGTGATAAAAATTTTATAACCTGTTGTAATAAATTTAATAATGCTATAAATTTTAGGGGCGAACCGCTAATACCAAAAAAAGATTTTATAAATTTAGTATAA
- a CDS encoding DUF2335 domain-containing protein — MKETKRFFNKNNRLNKGYATTFSINEPDNNFYRKKFEHILPPIDLISEYESIYPGTLQELIHMAQKEQAHKHAVDLKNLKIQERVAKLTRICLLIFGICFVVSIFF; from the coding sequence ATGAAAGAGACTAAACGTTTTTTTAACAAAAATAATAGATTAAATAAAGGTTATGCTACGACTTTTAGTATAAACGAGCCTGATAATAATTTTTACCGTAAAAAATTTGAACATATATTACCGCCAATTGATTTAATCAGTGAGTATGAGAGTATTTATCCCGGTACTTTACAGGAATTAATACATATGGCACAAAAAGAACAAGCTCATAAGCATGCTGTAGACCTAAAAAACTTGAAAATACAGGAAAGAGTCGCTAAATTAACACGAATCTGTTTATTAATATTTGGAATTTGCTTTGTAGTGTCAATTTTTTTTTAA
- the infC gene encoding translation initiation factor IF-3, whose protein sequence is MYLFINIIRRNFISKNNFPKANREIRAREVRLVGENGGMHGVVNIREALDMAERAGLDLVEISPNAVPPVCKILDFGKFKYESKKRLHEVRKKQKIVVLKEMKFKPNISIGDFEIKLRKIKEFLKDGDKVKISLWFKGREILHKEVGQELFKRIEVGLEGLVKIDQYAKMEGKQMIMIVSPDIKVQ, encoded by the coding sequence ATATATTTATTTATAAACATAATACGGAGAAATTTTATTTCTAAAAATAATTTTCCTAAGGCTAATAGAGAAATCAGAGCTAGAGAAGTTCGTCTAGTAGGCGAAAACGGTGGAATGCACGGCGTCGTAAATATTAGAGAAGCATTAGATATGGCGGAAAGAGCCGGTCTTGACTTAGTCGAGATATCACCAAATGCTGTACCCCCTGTCTGTAAAATTCTAGATTTTGGTAAGTTTAAGTACGAAAGCAAAAAGCGTTTGCATGAAGTACGCAAAAAGCAAAAAATCGTCGTACTTAAAGAGATGAAATTTAAACCTAATATTAGTATAGGTGATTTTGAAATTAAGCTAAGAAAAATAAAAGAATTTTTAAAAGACGGAGATAAAGTAAAAATTTCTTTATGGTTTAAGGGGCGAGAGATTCTTCATAAAGAGGTAGGTCAAGAACTATTTAAACGTATAGAAGTAGGACTCGAAGGACTCGTTAAAATTGATCAGTATGCTAAAATGGAAGGTAAGCAGATGATAATGATAGTTAGCCCTGATATTAAGGTGCAATAA
- a CDS encoding pyruvate dehydrogenase complex dihydrolipoamide acetyltransferase, whose protein sequence is MPIKILMPALSPTMTEGNLARWLKKEGDKVNPGEVIAEIETDKATMEVEAVDEGILAKIVIPQNSQNVPVNSLIAVLSEEGEEKADIDALIAKNNSVSPSPKTDASLPKPHENITNIEEQVAVIKHDASKIFASPLAKRLAKMGNIRLENVKGSGPHGRIVKQDILSYTPSTVHNKIVSRNPEEYRLVPNNNIRKIIAKRLLKSKQTVPHFYLSIECNIDKLLDIREDINKSFPEDKSTRISVNDFIILAVAKALQEVPSANASWGEDAIRYYNNVDISVAVAIENGLVTPIVKNANQKNIIELSREMKELIKKAKDNKLTPEEFQGGGFTISNLGMYGIKNFNAIINPPQSCIMGIGSSSKRAIVKNDQITIATIMDVTLSADHRVVDGAVGAEFLAAFKKFIESPALMLL, encoded by the coding sequence ATGCCGATTAAAATTTTAATGCCTGCTTTATCTCCAACTATGACGGAAGGAAATCTAGCTAGATGGTTAAAAAAAGAAGGGGACAAAGTTAATCCCGGGGAAGTAATTGCCGAAATTGAAACCGATAAAGCAACGATGGAAGTAGAAGCAGTAGACGAAGGTATACTTGCCAAAATAGTTATCCCACAAAATAGTCAAAATGTACCTGTTAACTCTTTAATTGCCGTGTTAAGTGAAGAGGGAGAAGAAAAAGCAGATATTGATGCGTTGATTGCAAAAAATAATAGTGTATCACCGTCACCGAAAACAGATGCTAGTCTTCCGAAACCCCACGAAAATATAACTAATATAGAAGAACAGGTAGCAGTTATAAAACATGATGCTAGTAAAATATTCGCTTCACCACTTGCAAAAAGACTTGCAAAAATGGGAAATATTAGGCTTGAGAACGTGAAAGGTAGCGGTCCACACGGTAGAATAGTCAAACAAGATATCTTATCATATACTCCTAGCACTGTTCATAATAAAATAGTTAGTAGAAATCCTGAAGAATATCGTTTAGTACCAAATAATAACATCCGCAAGATTATAGCCAAGCGTCTGCTTAAATCTAAACAAACAGTTCCACATTTTTATTTATCTATAGAATGTAATATCGATAAATTGTTAGATATAAGAGAAGACATTAATAAATCTTTTCCTGAAGATAAATCAACAAGAATATCAGTTAATGATTTTATTATTTTAGCAGTAGCCAAAGCTTTACAAGAAGTGCCAAGTGCTAATGCTAGCTGGGGAGAAGATGCGATTAGATATTATAATAATGTTGATATTTCAGTAGCGGTAGCAATTGAAAATGGGCTTGTTACGCCGATAGTTAAAAATGCCAACCAAAAAAACATTATAGAGCTATCTCGTGAAATGAAAGAATTAATAAAGAAAGCAAAAGATAATAAATTAACCCCTGAAGAATTTCAGGGCGGAGGGTTTACCATTTCTAACCTTGGTATGTACGGTATTAAGAATTTCAATGCTATAATTAATCCACCGCAAAGTTGTATAATGGGCATCGGTAGCAGCTCAAAACGTGCTATAGTCAAGAATGATCAAATAACTATAGCAACAATTATGGACGTAACTCTTTCTGCCGATCATCGAGTAGTAGACGGAGCAGTCGGTGCTGAGTTTTTAGCAGCATTTAAGAAGTTTATAGAGAGTCCCGCTTTGATGTTGTTATGA
- the prfA gene encoding peptide chain release factor 1 gives MSFSDNLAKILDKYENLGKKLSSGIMGDEFVKASKEYAELEDVIEKIKEYNKAKSELEEANNFKLEVGLDNATLEMIEDEIHTLENSLSKLERAVKIALLPKDDADSKSAIIEVRAGSGGEEAALFAAVLFNMYQRYAELKGWRFEILAISDTGIGGYKEASASIKGKDVFSKLKFESGVHRVQRVPETESQGRIHTSAATVAVLPEAEEVDIKIEDKDLRIDTYRASGAGGQHVNTTDSAVRITHIPTGITVALQDEKSQHKNKAKALKILRARIYEEERRKKEQERADSRRGQVGSGDRSERIRTYNFPQGRVSDHRINLTLYKIDEVVKNGQLDEFIETLIADDEAKKLSEI, from the coding sequence ATGAGTTTTTCAGATAATTTAGCAAAAATTTTAGATAAATATGAAAATTTAGGCAAAAAACTATCTTCCGGCATTATGGGAGACGAGTTTGTTAAGGCATCTAAAGAATATGCCGAACTTGAAGATGTTATAGAAAAAATTAAAGAATATAATAAAGCTAAATCTGAGCTTGAAGAAGCAAATAATTTTAAGCTAGAAGTGGGACTTGATAATGCCACTTTAGAAATGATTGAAGACGAAATACACACTCTTGAAAATTCGTTATCAAAACTTGAAAGAGCCGTAAAAATTGCTTTATTACCGAAAGATGATGCGGATAGTAAAAGTGCTATTATTGAAGTTAGAGCAGGAAGCGGCGGAGAAGAAGCCGCACTTTTTGCTGCCGTACTTTTCAATATGTACCAGCGATATGCCGAGTTAAAAGGATGGCGTTTTGAGATATTAGCAATTTCCGATACGGGAATAGGCGGTTATAAAGAAGCATCGGCATCGATAAAAGGCAAAGATGTATTCTCTAAGCTTAAATTTGAGTCAGGCGTTCATAGAGTACAGAGAGTACCGGAAACGGAATCACAAGGACGTATTCATACTTCGGCAGCAACAGTTGCAGTACTTCCTGAGGCTGAAGAGGTTGATATTAAAATTGAAGATAAAGACTTAAGAATCGATACTTATAGAGCTTCAGGGGCTGGTGGGCAGCATGTTAATACTACCGATTCTGCCGTACGTATAACCCATATCCCTACCGGTATTACCGTAGCCTTGCAAGATGAGAAGTCACAGCATAAAAATAAAGCAAAGGCGTTAAAAATTCTACGTGCTAGAATTTATGAAGAAGAACGACGTAAAAAAGAACAAGAAAGAGCCGATAGCAGAAGAGGGCAGGTAGGTTCGGGAGATCGTTCGGAGCGGATACGTACTTATAATTTCCCACAGGGAAGAGTATCCGACCATAGAATAAACTTAACACTTTATAAGATAGATGAAGTAGTTAAAAACGGACAATTAGATGAGTTTATTGAAACTTTAATTGCAGATGATGAGGCTAAGAAACTTTCAGAAATATAA
- the recJ gene encoding single-stranded-DNA-specific exonuclease RecJ — MKPQASINGKTWQQKPINEDIVMELCRSFKISDLLARIVSLRVNNLEEVEDFLIPKIKNLLPDPFHLLDMEKAVDRTVKAILNNQKICIFADYDVDGATSAALLKNIFRDLNIICDIYVPDRIAEGYGPTPFAMQKIKDNSTQLLITVDCGAMAHEALKYAKDAQLDVIVIDHHITMEILPDAVAIVNPNRIDEKSEYKHLAAVGVAFLFATAILSNLKKQNYFTQTLLQPNLMKYLDLVALGTVCDMMKLTGLNRAFVASGLKVMQQRQNIGIKTLYDIAGLNEIPKCYHLGFILGPRINAGGRVGKSSLGANLLSTSCSNEANKLAEELEKHNNERKVIELLMIEEAMEIALTQQDSSLLFIVKEGWHPGVIGIVAGRLKEKFDKPVAVVALNDGIGKASCRSILGIDFGAEIINAKSKDLLIAGGGHAMAAGFTVTAEKLQELQEFLNNAFRISINKLENYKQVEYDLDLSLNSINLSLMEELSTLEPFGQGNHEPIFKFDDLFVLKADIVGSKHIKCMLAPNKRGFDSKALSAIAFNSVGTSLEEVLLSPKAKNIAVIGTLKTNNWQDNYTIQLIIKDILLKE; from the coding sequence ATGAAACCACAAGCATCTATAAACGGTAAAACATGGCAACAGAAGCCGATTAACGAAGATATAGTTATGGAATTATGTCGGAGTTTTAAAATTAGTGATTTACTTGCTAGAATAGTATCATTAAGAGTAAATAATTTAGAAGAGGTAGAAGATTTTTTAATACCGAAAATCAAAAATTTATTACCTGATCCTTTTCATCTACTTGATATGGAAAAGGCTGTAGATAGAACCGTTAAAGCTATTTTAAATAACCAAAAAATATGTATCTTTGCCGATTATGATGTGGACGGTGCTACTTCAGCCGCTTTACTTAAAAATATCTTTAGAGATTTAAATATAATATGTGATATTTATGTTCCTGATCGTATAGCTGAAGGATACGGTCCAACTCCTTTTGCTATGCAAAAAATTAAAGATAACTCTACTCAATTATTAATTACGGTTGATTGCGGTGCTATGGCACATGAAGCCCTAAAATATGCAAAGGACGCCCAGCTTGATGTTATAGTCATCGATCACCATATAACTATGGAAATATTACCGGATGCAGTAGCTATAGTAAATCCAAATCGTATTGATGAAAAAAGCGAATATAAACATTTGGCAGCCGTAGGAGTTGCTTTCTTATTTGCAACTGCCATATTATCGAATTTAAAGAAGCAAAATTATTTCACGCAAACACTGCTTCAGCCTAACCTAATGAAGTATCTAGATTTAGTGGCTCTTGGTACTGTTTGCGATATGATGAAATTAACAGGCTTAAATCGTGCATTTGTCGCAAGCGGATTGAAAGTAATGCAACAAAGGCAAAATATAGGGATTAAAACATTATATGATATAGCAGGGCTTAATGAAATACCAAAATGTTATCATTTAGGTTTTATTTTAGGTCCGCGTATCAATGCGGGCGGTAGAGTAGGAAAGTCAAGTTTAGGGGCTAATCTCCTATCTACTAGTTGTTCTAATGAAGCAAACAAATTAGCTGAAGAACTTGAAAAACATAATAATGAGCGTAAAGTAATTGAGTTATTAATGATAGAAGAAGCGATGGAAATTGCTTTGACACAACAAGATAGTAGTTTATTATTTATCGTAAAAGAAGGATGGCATCCAGGCGTTATAGGAATCGTTGCCGGCAGATTAAAAGAAAAATTTGATAAGCCAGTAGCGGTTGTGGCTTTAAATGACGGGATTGGTAAAGCTTCATGCCGTTCTATTTTAGGTATTGATTTCGGTGCTGAAATTATCAATGCTAAAAGCAAAGATTTACTAATAGCAGGCGGAGGTCATGCTATGGCAGCAGGTTTTACCGTAACTGCTGAAAAATTACAAGAATTACAAGAATTTTTAAATAACGCCTTTAGAATTAGTATAAATAAGCTAGAAAATTATAAGCAAGTAGAATATGATCTTGACTTGAGCCTCAATAGTATTAATTTATCCTTAATGGAAGAATTAAGTACTCTAGAACCTTTTGGACAAGGTAACCATGAGCCTATATTTAAGTTTGATGATTTATTTGTATTAAAAGCAGATATCGTTGGAAGTAAGCATATTAAATGTATGCTTGCTCCAAATAAGCGAGGTTTTGATAGTAAAGCTTTGTCTGCTATTGCTTTTAATTCGGTAGGAACTTCACTTGAAGAAGTGTTATTAAGCCCTAAAGCAAAGAATATTGCCGTAATAGGAACATTAAAAACCAATAATTGGCAAGATAATTATACTATTCAATTAATTATAAAAGATATACTTCTAAAAGAGTAG